Below is a genomic region from Bacteroidales bacterium.
ATTTTTTAACAATTAAAAAAATATACTTATATTGTTGTAATTTTGGAACATGGAAGAAAATAGAACAAAAAAACGTCTAAATAAAGCTATTCCTGCAAAGTTATCAGGTTTAGAGCATGGAAGAATTCCTCCGCAAGCGATAGATTTGGAAGAGGTTGTTTTAGGAGCTTTGATGCTTGAGCAAAACGCATTAAATGCAGTAATTGATATTTTGCAGCCCGACACATTCTATAAAGAAGAACATCGTTATATTTTCGAGGCTATACAATCGCTTTTTGCAAAAAGTTCGGCAATAGACATGCTAACTGTTATTGAAGAATTAAAAAAACAAGGCAAACTCGAAATTGTAGGCGGTGCGTATTATATTACGTATCTTACAAACCGCGTTGTATCTAGTGCAAACATAGAATATCATGCACGTATTATTGCTCAAAAATATATTCAACGTAGATTAATAGAAATTTCAACAGAAATTATTAATGATGCTTTTGAAGAAAGTACTGATGTTTTCGATTTATTAGATAGTGCTGAAGATAAATTATTTAGAATTAATGAAGAAAACTTAAGGCGTAAAAGTGTAGGAATGGCTAATTTGCTACGAGAAGCAAGAGAAATGGTAGAAAATGCATCAAAAAATGAAAATTCATTTTCTGGAGTTCCTAGCGGCTTTAAGTCTCTTGATGCTGTTACAGCGGGTTGGCAGCCGTCTGATTTGATTATTATTGCTGCTCGTCCTGGGATGGGAAAAACCGCTTTCGTGCTTTCTATGGCTAGAAATATGTCTTTAATACAGGATGTTCCTGTTGCAGTTTTCTCTCTTGAGATGAGTGCTGTGCAGCTTGTTATGAGACTTATAGCATCGGAAGCGAAAATTAGAAGTGAAAATTTAAGAACTGGTAACCTTTCTTCGCAAGATTGGAAAAGCCTTAGCGATAATATTGACAATCTTTCAAAAGCAAAACTTTTTATTGACGACACTCCCGCCTTGTCTATATTTGAATTAAGAGCAAAGGCAAGAAGGTTAAAACAGCAGCATAATATTCAATGCCTAATTATAGACTATTTGCAGCTAATGACTTCAAAAGTTGAAAAAAATGCAAATAGAGAAGTTGAAATTGCCACTATTTCTCGCTCTCTAAAAGCTTTGGCAAAAGAATTAAATATTCCAATTATTTGCTTGTCGCAATTAAGTAGGGAAGTTGAAAAACGTCCGGGAGAAAAGCGTCCGCAATTATCTGACCTTCGCGAGTCTGGCGCAATTGAGCAAGATGCTGATATTGTTATGTTTATTTATAGAAAAGAATATTATTTCAAAGAAGACCCATCGCAAGATTCTGAAGATTTCAAGTATAAAGCCGAATTAATTATTGATAAACATCGTAATGGACCTCTAACTACAATAAATTTAAAATTCCTTGGAGCTTTTGCAAGATTTTATGAAGAAGACGATCCCGATTTTAATATGGCATTACAATTGCTTAGAGATTCTTATTATGGTGGTTCCAATGGCTATAGAGCTGTAACACTTCCATCTAAAATGAATGATGATGCAAGTGATAATTTGAGTATTAGACCAGAAGAAGGTTTCTAAAAATTGATTTGAATGAAAAAAATTTCTTTCTTTTTAGTGTTTTTTTGTGGATTAGTTTTGACGCTAAATGCTTCTAATATTATGATTCCAATGGATAATTCGCAAAAAAATCATTTAAAAGCTTACGGTATTTCCTATTGGATTTTGCAAAACAATCAAGAAGTAGAGTGGTTGCTTAATTATCGAGGAGGGAGTTTTGCTTGTGGGTTTTCTCAAACAGTTATAAATGAATGCAATATTCGCGGAGTTTCTTATGAAATTATTTCTGATGCTCAGATGGCTTCGATTAGAAGTCAAATTGCAGAGCCTTCGGCGAACATGGATATAATAAAGTTAACAAAAGCCCCTAAAATTGCTGTATATGCCCCAAAAACTAATCTTCCTTGGGATGATGCTGTTACTCTTGTGCTTACTTATGCCGAAATTCCTTACGACCAAATATATGATGAAGAAGTTTTGTCAGGAGTTTTGCCAAAATATGACTGGCTGCATTTGCACCATGAAGATTTTACAGGTCAATATGGAAAGTTTTGGGCGCACTATAGAAATGCAGAATGGTATAAAAACGACGTGGCTGAATCAGAAAAATCTGCAAGAGCTTTAGGTTTTAGCAAAGTTTCTCAAATGAAATTGGCTGTGGCTAAAAAAATTAGAGATTTTGTGGCGGGAGGAGGCTATTTATTTGCTATGTGTAGTGCTCCAGACAGCTTCGATGTTGCTTTAGCTGCAGAAGGAGTAGATATTTGTGCAGAACCATTTGATGGAGACCCGATGGACCCAATGGCTCAAAAAAAGTTGGATTTTTCTAAAACCTTTGCTTTCGAAAATTTTACAATTAGCACAAATCCTTATGAATATGAAATTTCAGATATTGATGTATCTCTTAAAAGACCACCCTTAAGACCCACAGATGATTATTTTGTTTTATTTGAATTTTCCGCAAAATGGGATCCTGTGCCAACTATGCTTTGCCAAAACCATGAACGCATAATTAAAGGATTTATGGGTCAAACAACAGCTTTTAACTCTAAAACATTAAAATCTTCTACTTTGGTTTTAGGTGAGTTTAAATCTTTAGGCGAGGCTAGATATATTCATGGAGAATATGCAAAAGGAACTTGGACTTTTTTAGGAGGGCATGACCCCGAAGACTATCAACATTTTGTTTATGACCCGCCGACCGAGTTGGATCTTTTTAAAAACTCGCCCGGATATAGACTTATTTTAAATAATGTGCTTTTTCCTGCAGCTAAAAAGAAAAAGCAAAAAACATAGTAAAAATCTAAATTTTCTTAATCTTGTTTAATCCTAAACATCAGCCTTTTTAGTTTAAGAAAATTTTATAACTTTGAAAAAAATATAGAAAATGAAAAAAACAGTATTTACCCTTTTTGTATGTTTAATGTTTATTAATGCTTATACACAACTAAGTATTAATGGAACTCCTAAAAGTTTTTCTTATAAAACTCATTCAGTTGTACCAACTGTTTATTTAACAAAGCCAGATATGAGCAAAGTTGAAGCCGAAGACGCAAAAGCTGATGCTATGGGCAGAGCTTATCGTACAGGCATTTTGCTAAACACAAATATTAATCCGCAAAATAGTGGCGTTTGGGATTTTTTACCAGACGGTTCTGCAATATGGAGAGTGTCTGTTAAATCTGATGGAGCTAAAGCAATTGGACTGTATTTCTCAGATTGGTTTATGACACCAGGAGTTGAAGTTTATGCATATTCTCCAGACAAAAAATATGTTATAGGTGCTTTTACAGAGTTGAATAATATTGATTTTCGCACTATGGCAATGGATAAAATTCCAGGAGAAGAAGCTGTTTTGGAAGTTTTTGTGCCAGATAGAAATCAAAATTTTGACCTTGAATTAAATCAAATCTCTTATTTTTATAGAGGAGTTGACATGGAAAACAAAGCCAAAGTTGGTGCTTGCCAAGTAAATGTGGCTTGTAGCGAGGGTGACGATTGGAGAGATCAAATTAGAAGTGTTGCTAAAATAAATATGGTGTTAAGTACTGGAACATATATGTGTTCAGGAGCCTTAGTGAATAATATAAAAGAAGACTGCACTCCATATTTTTTAACAGCAGATCACTGCTCTGTTGGTGATGACTTAGTTCCTGTTACTCCAGCACAACTATCACAATGGATATTTACTTTTAAATATCAATCTAATGGCTGTAGTGGAACATATAGCACTTCTCATAAATCTTATACTGGTGCAACATATAAGGCTTCAGACTCTTATGGAGAGAATAAAACAGGATCAGATTTTTTTCTTTGTGTCTTAAATAATAATCCAGAACATGTAAATGCGTATTATGCAGGTTGGTCTTATTTAACAACCCCCTCTGCAAGTGGTGTATCTGTTCACCATCCAGATGGAGCAATAAAGAAAATCAGTACTTACGCAAGTGTTTTATTGAATTGCGGAACTCACTGGTGTGTTTCTTGGGCTCCAACAGCTAATGGGCATGGAGTAACAGAAGGTGGTTCTTCTGGTTCGCCGCTTTTTGATAAAGACAAGAGAATTGTTGGAACATTAACAGGTGGCTCTTCTACATGTGCAGAACCAACTAAAGTGGATATTTATGGAAAAATGTCAACACACTGGGCTAGTGCAGGAAGTGCTTCCGATAAACAATTAAAATATTGGCTTGACCCTACAGGAGCTTCTAGTGGCAAATTAGATGGTAGGAATTGCTTTGTTGGATTGAATGATGTTGATTATGTAAGAGCAAATATTCAAATATTCCCAAATCCTGCTAGCGAAGTACTAAACATTGATTTTTCCAATTATAATATAGAAAAAGGAGTTTTATCTATTTCAAATCTATTAGGAAAAACAGTTATTGAATCAGATATGGGAAATTATACCGATGTTGTAAAAATAAATATAAATGATTTAGCACCGGGAATGTATTTCGTGAAAATTAAATCGAACACGGAAAATGTTTCCATACCTTTTATAGTTCAATAAATATAAAGTTTTTCGCATGGCTTTTTACTCGTTGGCTAAATGGGTGAGTTTATTGAGAGAAAAAGGAGAAGTATGCGAAATAAATGAATATGTAAGCCCAGAGCTAGAAATATCAGAATTTGCAGACAGAATTACAAATTCTAATAATAGTAAACCTTTGTTATTTAAAAATAATGGCACTGATTTTCCAGTATTAGTTAATCTTTTTGCAAATTCTGACTTAACAAATCGCTTTCTTAATCTTGAAAATGAAAAAGGAGCAATAAATAGAATTGAAAAAATTCTGTCATTGCTTAAATCTAAACCTAGATTTTCTATAGATTTCTTTTCTTCTCTTTGGGAAATGAGAAATTTGAGTCCTAAAAAATTAAGAAAATC
It encodes:
- a CDS encoding asparagine synthetase B, which codes for MKKISFFLVFFCGLVLTLNASNIMIPMDNSQKNHLKAYGISYWILQNNQEVEWLLNYRGGSFACGFSQTVINECNIRGVSYEIISDAQMASIRSQIAEPSANMDIIKLTKAPKIAVYAPKTNLPWDDAVTLVLTYAEIPYDQIYDEEVLSGVLPKYDWLHLHHEDFTGQYGKFWAHYRNAEWYKNDVAESEKSARALGFSKVSQMKLAVAKKIRDFVAGGGYLFAMCSAPDSFDVALAAEGVDICAEPFDGDPMDPMAQKKLDFSKTFAFENFTISTNPYEYEISDIDVSLKRPPLRPTDDYFVLFEFSAKWDPVPTMLCQNHERIIKGFMGQTTAFNSKTLKSSTLVLGEFKSLGEARYIHGEYAKGTWTFLGGHDPEDYQHFVYDPPTELDLFKNSPGYRLILNNVLFPAAKKKKQKT
- the dnaB gene encoding replicative DNA helicase, with the translated sequence MEENRTKKRLNKAIPAKLSGLEHGRIPPQAIDLEEVVLGALMLEQNALNAVIDILQPDTFYKEEHRYIFEAIQSLFAKSSAIDMLTVIEELKKQGKLEIVGGAYYITYLTNRVVSSANIEYHARIIAQKYIQRRLIEISTEIINDAFEESTDVFDLLDSAEDKLFRINEENLRRKSVGMANLLREAREMVENASKNENSFSGVPSGFKSLDAVTAGWQPSDLIIIAARPGMGKTAFVLSMARNMSLIQDVPVAVFSLEMSAVQLVMRLIASEAKIRSENLRTGNLSSQDWKSLSDNIDNLSKAKLFIDDTPALSIFELRAKARRLKQQHNIQCLIIDYLQLMTSKVEKNANREVEIATISRSLKALAKELNIPIICLSQLSREVEKRPGEKRPQLSDLRESGAIEQDADIVMFIYRKEYYFKEDPSQDSEDFKYKAELIIDKHRNGPLTTINLKFLGAFARFYEEDDPDFNMALQLLRDSYYGGSNGYRAVTLPSKMNDDASDNLSIRPEEGF
- a CDS encoding T9SS type A sorting domain-containing protein, encoding MKKTVFTLFVCLMFINAYTQLSINGTPKSFSYKTHSVVPTVYLTKPDMSKVEAEDAKADAMGRAYRTGILLNTNINPQNSGVWDFLPDGSAIWRVSVKSDGAKAIGLYFSDWFMTPGVEVYAYSPDKKYVIGAFTELNNIDFRTMAMDKIPGEEAVLEVFVPDRNQNFDLELNQISYFYRGVDMENKAKVGACQVNVACSEGDDWRDQIRSVAKINMVLSTGTYMCSGALVNNIKEDCTPYFLTADHCSVGDDLVPVTPAQLSQWIFTFKYQSNGCSGTYSTSHKSYTGATYKASDSYGENKTGSDFFLCVLNNNPEHVNAYYAGWSYLTTPSASGVSVHHPDGAIKKISTYASVLLNCGTHWCVSWAPTANGHGVTEGGSSGSPLFDKDKRIVGTLTGGSSTCAEPTKVDIYGKMSTHWASAGSASDKQLKYWLDPTGASSGKLDGRNCFVGLNDVDYVRANIQIFPNPASEVLNIDFSNYNIEKGVLSISNLLGKTVIESDMGNYTDVVKININDLAPGMYFVKIKSNTENVSIPFIVQ